Proteins from a single region of Fibrobacter sp.:
- a CDS encoding ComF family protein yields MERREVYRGFTKMVGHVGGFVFGSECLGCGGASEVLDPWLCPSCEKELGNLAKACVFPKDDVMSLFPMRPLTRRMIHALKYGRIPGMATYLVKHSSAGPLGMVGRELQMLPAPLFFVPVPIHRARFRERGYNQAEKIAAALALVSGGKVCRWLKRKKFVVSQTKLSKEARESNVAGAFEASLPRTMPSRGTVIVVDDVYTTGATTSACLGAFGRDFPLAVKVCTLLYDEPATAAADFAADLQADWDSIR; encoded by the coding sequence ATGGAACGTCGAGAAGTTTATCGTGGGTTCACGAAGATGGTTGGACATGTTGGCGGCTTTGTGTTTGGATCTGAATGTCTTGGGTGCGGTGGTGCATCCGAGGTCCTGGATCCCTGGCTTTGCCCATCATGCGAAAAGGAATTGGGAAATTTGGCAAAGGCCTGTGTTTTTCCTAAGGATGACGTGATGAGCCTCTTTCCTATGCGCCCGTTGACACGGAGAATGATACATGCCCTTAAGTACGGGCGTATTCCCGGTATGGCGACCTATCTTGTAAAGCATTCCTCGGCGGGACCTCTAGGGATGGTTGGACGGGAATTGCAAATGCTGCCCGCGCCTCTCTTTTTTGTTCCTGTTCCTATTCACCGAGCCAGGTTTAGAGAACGAGGCTATAACCAAGCCGAGAAAATTGCCGCTGCGCTGGCGCTGGTATCTGGTGGGAAGGTGTGCCGATGGCTTAAGAGGAAAAAATTTGTTGTTTCTCAGACAAAATTGTCCAAGGAGGCCAGAGAGAGCAATGTGGCGGGAGCGTTTGAGGCTAGTCTTCCGAGAACGATGCCCAGTCGAGGAACGGTCATTGTGGTAGATGATGTCTACACCACCGGTGCGACCACGTCTGCTTGCCTTGGCGCCTTTGGCCGGGATTTTCCATTGGCTGTGAAGGTGTGCACCTTGCTTTATGATGAACCTGCTACCGCGGCCGCTGATTTTGCCGCAGATTTACAGGCGGACTGGGATTCCATAAGGTAG